In a single window of the Centropristis striata isolate RG_2023a ecotype Rhode Island chromosome 18, C.striata_1.0, whole genome shotgun sequence genome:
- the tfap2b gene encoding transcription factor AP-2-beta isoform X2, whose translation MLVHSYSTADRHDGVSSHSSRLSQLGSVSHAGPYSSAPPLSHAPSSDFQPPYFPPPYQPLAHYQSQDPYSHVSDPYSLNSLHQSQQSAWGARQRQDAAGDRMDSSALLAQPRASLPQLSGLDPRRDYGVRRPDVLLHSAHPGLDPGMGDGLLHGLHGMEDVQTIDDTNGTNILDQSVIKKVPMPHKNMGSLMPGKDGLIGGITVNINEVFCSVPGRLSLLSSTSKYKVTVGEVQRRLSPPECLNASLLGGVLRRAKSKNGGKCLREKLEKIGLNLPAGRRKAANVTLLTSLVEGEAVHLARDFGYICETEFPTKAVSEYLNRQHVDPNELHTRKNMLLATKQLCKEFTDLLAQDRTPLGNSRPSPILEPGIQSCLSHFSFITHGFGSPAICAALTTLQNYLTEALKGLDKMFLNNPPNNRHGDGGNKADKDEKQRK comes from the exons ATGTTAGTTCACTCCTACTCCACCGCG GACCGGCATGACGGTGTCTCGAGCCACAGCTCGCGCCTGTCCCAGCTGGGCTCGGTATCGCACGCGGGACCCTACTCCAGCGCGCCGCCGCTGTCTCACGCGCCATCGTCGGACTTCCAGCCTCCGTACTTCCCGCCGCCCTACCAGCCGCTCGCTCACTACCAGAGCCAGGACCCGTACTCCCACGTCAGCGACCCGTACTCCCTGAACTCGCTGCACCAGAGCCAGCAGAGCGCATGGGGGGCGCGGCAGCGGCAGGATGCCGCCGGGGACCGGATGGATAGCTCGGCTCTGCTGGCTCAGCCGCGGGCCTCGCTGCCGCAGCTGTCCGGGCTGGACCCGCGGCGGGACTACGGTGTGCGGCGGCCCGATGTGCTGCTGCACTCCGCGCACCCGGGACTGGATCCCGGGATGGGAGACGGACTTCTGCACGGGCTGCACGGTATGGAGGATGTCCAG ACCATTGACGACACTAACGGAACGAACATCCTGGATCAATCAGTAATTAAgaaag TCCCCATGCCACACAAGAACATGGGCTCCCTGATGCCCGGCAAGGACGGCCTCATCGGAGGCATCACCGTCAACATTAACGAGGTGTTCTGCTCGGTACCGGGCCGCCTGTCGCTGCTCAGCTCCACCTCCAAGTACAAAGTGACCGTAGGGGAGGTGCAGAGGAGACTGTCCCCGCCCGAGTGCCTCAACGCCTCCCTGTTGGGGGGCGTGTTGAGAAG AGCAAAGTCCAAAAACGGTGGGAAATGTCTGAGAGAGAAGCTGGAGAAGATTGGACTGAATTTACCTGCTGGAAGACGCAAAGCTGCCAATGTCACACTACTAACATCTCTGGTAGAAG GTGAAGCGGTCCACCTGGCCCGGGATTTCGGTTACATCTGCGAGACGGAGTTCCCCACCAAAGCCGTGAGCGAGTACCTCAACCGGCAGCACGTGGACCCCAACGAGCTGCACACGCGGAAAAACATGCTGCTGGCGACAAA ACAGCTGTGTAAGGAGTTCACAGACCTGCTGGCCCAGGATAGGACTCCCCTGGGCAACTCCAGGCCCAGCCCCATCCTGGAGCCCGGCATCCAGAGCTGCCTCTCCCACTTCTCCTTCATCACGCACGGCTTCGGCTCGCCCGCCATCTGCGCCGCGCTCACCACCCTCCAGAACTACCTCACCGAGGCTCTCAAAGGACTCGACAAGATGTTTCTCAACAACCCTCCCAACAACCGGCACGGGGACGGCGGCAACAAGGCCGACAAAGACGAGAAGCAGCGGAAATGA
- the tfap2b gene encoding transcription factor AP-2-beta isoform X1 has product MLWKLVENVKYEDIYEDRHDGVSSHSSRLSQLGSVSHAGPYSSAPPLSHAPSSDFQPPYFPPPYQPLAHYQSQDPYSHVSDPYSLNSLHQSQQSAWGARQRQDAAGDRMDSSALLAQPRASLPQLSGLDPRRDYGVRRPDVLLHSAHPGLDPGMGDGLLHGLHGMEDVQTIDDTNGTNILDQSVIKKVPMPHKNMGSLMPGKDGLIGGITVNINEVFCSVPGRLSLLSSTSKYKVTVGEVQRRLSPPECLNASLLGGVLRRAKSKNGGKCLREKLEKIGLNLPAGRRKAANVTLLTSLVEGEAVHLARDFGYICETEFPTKAVSEYLNRQHVDPNELHTRKNMLLATKQLCKEFTDLLAQDRTPLGNSRPSPILEPGIQSCLSHFSFITHGFGSPAICAALTTLQNYLTEALKGLDKMFLNNPPNNRHGDGGNKADKDEKQRK; this is encoded by the exons ATGCTGTGGAAACTAGTTGAGAATGTCAAGTATGAAGATATTTACGAG GACCGGCATGACGGTGTCTCGAGCCACAGCTCGCGCCTGTCCCAGCTGGGCTCGGTATCGCACGCGGGACCCTACTCCAGCGCGCCGCCGCTGTCTCACGCGCCATCGTCGGACTTCCAGCCTCCGTACTTCCCGCCGCCCTACCAGCCGCTCGCTCACTACCAGAGCCAGGACCCGTACTCCCACGTCAGCGACCCGTACTCCCTGAACTCGCTGCACCAGAGCCAGCAGAGCGCATGGGGGGCGCGGCAGCGGCAGGATGCCGCCGGGGACCGGATGGATAGCTCGGCTCTGCTGGCTCAGCCGCGGGCCTCGCTGCCGCAGCTGTCCGGGCTGGACCCGCGGCGGGACTACGGTGTGCGGCGGCCCGATGTGCTGCTGCACTCCGCGCACCCGGGACTGGATCCCGGGATGGGAGACGGACTTCTGCACGGGCTGCACGGTATGGAGGATGTCCAG ACCATTGACGACACTAACGGAACGAACATCCTGGATCAATCAGTAATTAAgaaag TCCCCATGCCACACAAGAACATGGGCTCCCTGATGCCCGGCAAGGACGGCCTCATCGGAGGCATCACCGTCAACATTAACGAGGTGTTCTGCTCGGTACCGGGCCGCCTGTCGCTGCTCAGCTCCACCTCCAAGTACAAAGTGACCGTAGGGGAGGTGCAGAGGAGACTGTCCCCGCCCGAGTGCCTCAACGCCTCCCTGTTGGGGGGCGTGTTGAGAAG AGCAAAGTCCAAAAACGGTGGGAAATGTCTGAGAGAGAAGCTGGAGAAGATTGGACTGAATTTACCTGCTGGAAGACGCAAAGCTGCCAATGTCACACTACTAACATCTCTGGTAGAAG GTGAAGCGGTCCACCTGGCCCGGGATTTCGGTTACATCTGCGAGACGGAGTTCCCCACCAAAGCCGTGAGCGAGTACCTCAACCGGCAGCACGTGGACCCCAACGAGCTGCACACGCGGAAAAACATGCTGCTGGCGACAAA ACAGCTGTGTAAGGAGTTCACAGACCTGCTGGCCCAGGATAGGACTCCCCTGGGCAACTCCAGGCCCAGCCCCATCCTGGAGCCCGGCATCCAGAGCTGCCTCTCCCACTTCTCCTTCATCACGCACGGCTTCGGCTCGCCCGCCATCTGCGCCGCGCTCACCACCCTCCAGAACTACCTCACCGAGGCTCTCAAAGGACTCGACAAGATGTTTCTCAACAACCCTCCCAACAACCGGCACGGGGACGGCGGCAACAAGGCCGACAAAGACGAGAAGCAGCGGAAATGA